Proteins encoded by one window of Actinocorallia herbida:
- a CDS encoding VOC family protein, translating into MSDLFRNFQQLGYVTDDIDAAASYLESRLGTVECIKHYRSALVGGDKDPGSGGSDFVVVDGEPADEWVIDVALVNAGRTNLEIIRPVSGSVDLYRDAIRPGEPATLHHLGFLVDDFDEASAIVAAGGRSWKQFGDSGGLRFGYLDMRAELGHFVEIMELGETGTKTFAHLEALSNAGLEPGKDNS; encoded by the coding sequence TTGAGCGATCTCTTCCGAAATTTCCAGCAACTCGGCTATGTGACCGACGATATCGACGCAGCAGCGTCCTACCTCGAATCAAGACTGGGGACCGTCGAGTGCATCAAGCACTACCGGTCCGCACTCGTCGGCGGCGATAAGGATCCCGGATCCGGTGGATCCGATTTCGTGGTGGTGGACGGCGAACCGGCCGATGAATGGGTCATCGACGTCGCCCTGGTGAACGCGGGCCGAACCAATCTGGAGATCATCCGGCCGGTCAGCGGCTCGGTCGATCTCTACCGGGACGCCATCCGGCCCGGCGAACCGGCGACCCTGCACCACTTGGGATTCCTCGTCGACGACTTCGACGAGGCCTCGGCGATCGTCGCCGCCGGCGGCAGAAGCTGGAAGCAGTTCGGCGACAGCGGCGGCCTCCGTTTCGGCTACCTCGACATGCGGGCCGAACTGGGCCACTTCGTGGAGATCATGGAACTGGGCGAGACCGGCACCAAGACGTTCGCGCACCTCGAAGCGCTCTCGAATGCCGGCCTCGAGCCGGGAAAGGACAATTCATGA
- a CDS encoding VOC family protein gives MGIRSLGYVRLQAPDTAAWKVFGEDFLGLMRVEGDDPESVYFRLDHYPPRLVVSPGDEPAMTAMGFEVMHERDLAEVAAAVEREGIKVTAGTEAECAERRVNGFVRFQDPAGNPVELFYGPVLDHVRPWTPLVTSGFVTGDMGMGHVIVTAEDVAQEFDFYTRVLGFVERNTAGPTYFMGCNARHHTFGIAPRPGPGQLVHIMVEAGSLDDVGLALDRAADLDIPMMNTLGKHTNDHMVSFYVYSPEFYAIEFGWNGLRVEREEPTYEITEGAFWGHKFTPPPAP, from the coding sequence ATGGGAATTCGATCGCTCGGATACGTGCGACTGCAAGCTCCGGACACGGCGGCTTGGAAAGTGTTCGGAGAGGACTTCCTCGGTCTCATGCGAGTGGAGGGAGACGATCCGGAGTCCGTCTACTTCCGCTTGGACCACTATCCGCCCCGGTTGGTGGTCTCGCCCGGGGACGAGCCGGCGATGACGGCGATGGGCTTCGAGGTCATGCACGAACGCGACCTGGCCGAGGTCGCGGCCGCCGTCGAGCGCGAGGGCATCAAGGTGACGGCGGGCACCGAGGCCGAGTGCGCCGAGCGGCGGGTCAACGGGTTCGTTCGCTTCCAGGACCCCGCGGGCAACCCGGTCGAGCTGTTCTACGGCCCCGTCCTCGATCATGTCCGTCCCTGGACCCCGCTGGTGACCAGCGGGTTCGTCACCGGTGACATGGGGATGGGACACGTCATCGTGACCGCCGAGGACGTGGCGCAGGAGTTCGACTTCTACACGCGGGTGCTGGGGTTCGTCGAGCGCAACACCGCGGGCCCGACCTATTTCATGGGGTGCAACGCGCGGCACCACACCTTCGGCATCGCCCCGCGGCCGGGGCCGGGTCAGCTCGTCCACATCATGGTCGAGGCCGGCAGCCTCGACGACGTCGGGCTCGCCCTGGACCGGGCGGCCGACCTCGACATCCCCATGATGAACACGCTCGGCAAGCACACCAACGACCACATGGTGTCGTTCTACGTCTACTCGCCCGAGTTCTACGCCATCGAGTTCGGCTGGAACGGCCTGCGGGTCGAGCGGGAGGAGCCGACCTACGAGATCACCGAGGGCGCGTTCTGGGGGCACAAGTTCACGCCGCCCCCGGCCCCGTAG
- a CDS encoding alpha/beta fold hydrolase, with the protein MTELTHDGTRRTVETPKGTLHYHEAGEGPPLLLLHGSGPGVSGWANYRDNLPVFAEHFRTLVLDFPGFGKSHSCEGNPMAAALPAVLDFLSALSLDAVPVVGNSMGGNIAAQLAARHPERVSRLVTIGGVGLPVFSPSPPEGIKLLVQFVEDPTRARLMAWMESMVYDTALLTEEFVEMRWRAASDPAALADIRKLFNAGSLAAMRDRGPGAVAQVELLTSIRAPTLVAFGRDDRVTPLDSLLVPMRLIPKCEVHVFPDCGHWAMIERKDEFESVVLSFLLRDLK; encoded by the coding sequence ATGACGGAACTGACGCATGACGGCACCCGCAGGACCGTCGAGACGCCGAAGGGGACACTGCACTACCACGAGGCGGGCGAAGGCCCGCCCCTGCTCCTGCTGCACGGATCGGGACCGGGGGTCAGCGGCTGGGCCAACTACCGGGACAACCTGCCGGTCTTCGCCGAGCACTTCCGGACGCTCGTCCTGGACTTCCCGGGATTCGGCAAGAGTCACTCCTGCGAGGGCAACCCGATGGCCGCCGCGCTGCCGGCGGTCCTGGACTTCCTGTCCGCCCTCTCGCTCGACGCCGTCCCGGTGGTGGGCAACTCGATGGGCGGGAACATCGCCGCCCAGCTGGCGGCCCGGCACCCCGAACGGGTGAGCAGGCTCGTCACCATCGGCGGCGTCGGGCTGCCGGTGTTCAGCCCGTCGCCGCCCGAGGGGATCAAGCTGCTCGTTCAGTTCGTCGAGGATCCGACGCGGGCACGGCTGATGGCCTGGATGGAGTCCATGGTCTACGACACCGCCCTCCTGACGGAGGAGTTCGTCGAGATGCGGTGGCGGGCCGCCTCGGATCCGGCGGCGCTCGCCGACATCCGGAAGCTGTTCAACGCCGGGTCGCTGGCCGCGATGCGCGACCGGGGCCCCGGCGCCGTCGCCCAGGTCGAACTGCTCACGTCGATCAGGGCGCCGACCCTGGTCGCCTTCGGGCGGGACGACCGGGTGACCCCGCTCGACAGCCTCCTCGTCCCGATGCGCCTCATCCCGAAGTGCGAGGTGCACGTGTTCCCCGACTGCGGTCACTGGGCGATGATCGAGCGCAAGGACGAGTTCGAGAGCGTCGTGCTCTCCTTCCTGCTGCGCGACCTGAAGTGA
- a CDS encoding enoyl-CoA hydratase/isomerase family protein, protein MSDNGATAVNGPEAGPRLPEGDWLGTPHLRFERHGAFARVVVDRPEARNALTPAMYFGIRYAVRVVDADPDLAGLLITGVDDVFIPGGDLGKKAGDNWLHLGGVPGAIDVVPFDVLRQSVKPVVSAVNGICQGGGLMIALCSDLAVVSDRATFRVPELLRGISDTYYAQVLVRLLGPVRTRDLMLTARTLTAEEALDWGLVSRVVPHDELMASATEILAECCKTAPLARRDIKRVLDQYVGLHDRVAMFDSLQRPESREGFAAFIEKRSPDWVHADLAAAQPKK, encoded by the coding sequence ATGTCGGACAACGGGGCGACGGCCGTCAACGGGCCGGAGGCGGGACCCCGGCTCCCCGAGGGGGACTGGCTCGGGACGCCCCATCTGAGGTTCGAGCGCCACGGGGCGTTCGCGCGCGTGGTCGTGGATCGGCCGGAGGCGCGCAACGCGCTCACCCCGGCGATGTACTTCGGCATCCGCTACGCCGTCCGCGTGGTGGACGCCGATCCGGACCTCGCGGGCCTGCTCATCACCGGGGTGGACGACGTGTTCATCCCCGGCGGCGACCTGGGCAAGAAGGCGGGGGACAACTGGCTGCACCTCGGGGGAGTCCCGGGCGCGATCGACGTGGTCCCCTTCGACGTCCTCCGCCAGAGCGTCAAGCCGGTCGTCTCGGCCGTCAACGGGATCTGCCAGGGCGGCGGGCTGATGATCGCGCTGTGCTCGGACCTCGCCGTGGTGAGCGATCGCGCGACGTTCCGGGTGCCGGAACTGCTGCGCGGCATCTCCGACACCTACTACGCGCAGGTGCTGGTCCGCCTCCTCGGACCGGTGCGGACGCGCGACCTGATGCTCACGGCGCGCACCCTCACGGCCGAGGAGGCACTCGACTGGGGCCTGGTCAGCCGGGTCGTCCCCCATGACGAGCTGATGGCGAGCGCGACGGAGATCCTCGCCGAGTGCTGCAAGACCGCGCCGCTGGCCCGCCGCGACATCAAGCGGGTGCTCGACCAGTACGTCGGGCTGCACGACCGGGTCGCGATGTTCGACAGCCTCCAGCGGCCCGAGTCACGGGAGGGCTTCGCCGCCTTCATCGAGAAGCGGTCTCCCGACTGGGTGCACGCCGACCTCGCGGCCGCCCAGCCGAAGAAGTGA
- a CDS encoding ferredoxin, which produces MSDDVRVWIDQKLCTGDGLCVQYAPEVFEFGDDGLAYVKEFDDQKLLKGEGAQADVLDRLRLDVVDAADGCPGNCIHVVRRADGVEVAGPDAG; this is translated from the coding sequence ATGAGCGATGACGTGCGCGTATGGATCGACCAGAAGCTGTGCACGGGCGACGGGCTGTGCGTGCAGTACGCGCCCGAGGTCTTCGAGTTCGGCGACGACGGCCTGGCCTACGTCAAGGAGTTCGACGACCAGAAGTTGCTCAAGGGAGAAGGCGCTCAGGCAGACGTGCTCGACCGCCTGCGCCTCGACGTGGTCGACGCCGCCGACGGATGCCCGGGCAACTGCATCCACGTGGTGCGGCGCGCCGACGGCGTCGAGGTCGCCGGGCCCGACGCGGGCTGA
- a CDS encoding FAD-binding protein, which yields MSGTAESEHYDVIVVGSGGGLIGAYAAASRGLRTLVIEKTEYVGGTTAYSGAGIWLPGNAAELRAGVRDDIDLGRVYLDAIVGDDSPASLREAFLTAGPRMIDELEKNPLFQWFEWLGVPDYFPEHPGSLAEGRTIFPPDFQRSLLGDLEPLVRRPIWTERWGAEIDPVMSGGQALIGRALLAFMETGNGTVRVNTELRSLIVEEGSVVGVEALSEGVPVRLRAGKGVILAAGGYERNAELRGRYQPGITDEWTQGAPGNTGGALEAAMAIGADTHLLDESWFAPGLVVPGSRPVFYTSVWSGVFVNAAGRRYMNERLPYDRAGHEMLRMQRESEVSHIPTYWVFDQRQIANEKAFEGLPVAPSMRGWFDVERFLEAGVLKRADTLEELAAQIGVPAGALTETVERFNGFAQSGKDEDFQRGEAPWDLMIAQQVAPHTDGPNPCLGVVGEAPFYAVPIVLSDLGTKGGLRTDDHARVLRADGSVIGGLYASGNTMAPMSGRIYPGAGGPVGSSMAFSYIAALDLAGEG from the coding sequence ATGAGCGGCACAGCCGAATCCGAGCACTACGACGTCATCGTCGTCGGGTCGGGCGGGGGCCTCATCGGCGCCTACGCGGCCGCGTCCCGCGGGCTGCGCACGCTGGTCATCGAGAAGACCGAGTACGTGGGCGGCACGACGGCGTACTCGGGGGCCGGGATCTGGCTTCCCGGCAACGCCGCCGAGCTGCGCGCCGGGGTGCGGGACGACATCGACCTCGGCCGGGTGTACCTCGACGCGATCGTGGGCGACGACTCGCCGGCGAGCCTGCGGGAGGCCTTCCTCACGGCCGGGCCCCGCATGATCGACGAGCTGGAGAAGAACCCGCTGTTCCAGTGGTTCGAGTGGCTCGGCGTGCCGGACTACTTCCCCGAGCATCCCGGCAGCCTGGCCGAGGGGCGCACGATCTTCCCGCCGGACTTCCAGCGCTCCCTCCTCGGCGACCTGGAGCCCCTGGTGCGCAGGCCCATCTGGACCGAGCGCTGGGGCGCCGAGATCGATCCCGTCATGTCCGGCGGACAGGCGCTGATCGGCCGCGCGCTGCTCGCGTTCATGGAGACCGGGAACGGCACGGTGCGGGTGAACACGGAGCTGCGGAGCCTCATCGTCGAAGAGGGCTCGGTCGTCGGGGTGGAGGCGCTGAGCGAGGGCGTGCCCGTGCGGTTGCGCGCCGGCAAGGGCGTGATCCTGGCCGCCGGCGGCTACGAGCGCAACGCCGAGCTGCGCGGGCGGTACCAGCCCGGGATCACCGACGAGTGGACCCAGGGCGCCCCGGGCAACACCGGCGGCGCCCTGGAGGCGGCCATGGCGATCGGCGCGGACACCCACCTGCTCGACGAGTCCTGGTTCGCGCCCGGCCTCGTCGTCCCCGGCTCGCGCCCGGTCTTCTACACCTCGGTGTGGAGCGGCGTCTTCGTCAACGCCGCAGGACGGCGCTACATGAACGAGCGGCTGCCCTACGACCGGGCCGGCCACGAGATGCTCCGGATGCAGCGCGAGTCCGAGGTGTCCCACATCCCCACGTACTGGGTGTTCGACCAGCGGCAGATCGCCAACGAGAAGGCGTTCGAGGGACTGCCCGTCGCCCCGTCGATGCGCGGCTGGTTCGACGTCGAACGGTTCCTCGAGGCGGGCGTCCTGAAGCGGGCGGACACGCTCGAGGAACTCGCGGCGCAGATCGGGGTGCCCGCGGGCGCACTCACCGAGACGGTCGAGCGGTTCAACGGGTTCGCCCAGAGCGGCAAGGACGAGGACTTCCAGCGTGGCGAGGCGCCCTGGGACCTCATGATCGCGCAGCAGGTGGCGCCGCACACCGACGGGCCGAACCCGTGCCTCGGCGTGGTCGGCGAGGCGCCGTTCTACGCGGTCCCGATCGTGCTGTCCGACCTCGGCACCAAGGGCGGTCTGCGGACCGACGACCACGCGCGCGTCCTGCGCGCCGACGGCTCGGTGATCGGCGGCCTGTACGCGTCCGGGAACACGATGGCCCCGATGTCGGGCCGGATCTACCCGGGCGCGGGCGGGCCGGTGGGCTCGTCGATGGCCTTCTCCTACATCGCCGCCCTCGACCTCGCCGGCGAGGGCTAG
- a CDS encoding aromatic ring-hydroxylating oxygenase subunit alpha, with protein sequence MAKVLEPRLRGETPWFDGDVPPEQVPEKYRLARAYVPKDRYLDPEFQKLELERVFGRAWLMACRLEELPGVGCFVEYEIGSHSILIVRESKDSIRAYHNACRHRGTRLARGRGRVGSLICPFHGWRWNLDGSIRLVLDREEFVPRSDDDLGLVQVRAEQWGGFVFITMDPDARPLLEYLDPIPRIFAPFQFEHMRYRWMKGVILPCNWKTALDGFLEAYHVPGTHPQLFRFDKSNTNIASLKELENRVWSPTTAYERHAHYSSVGKKKSEVTEDSAKDPSVRDTEGVTDERLSVALAVQYIADDMRGLENERSRRAAEALKTAEVPEGMTAGQYFMQLYRDLSIAEGYDWPDITPEQWAEAGTAWNVFPNTILLPNQGSVFGYRARPNGNDPDSCLFEIFSLDQIPVADYDKKTDFQPEFFEDFRDADLGEIFTQDLMNAKEVTVGMHSPSFDGHRLSEEQEMTIYNHHRVADRFLWRD encoded by the coding sequence TTGGCCAAGGTTCTCGAACCCAGACTCCGCGGTGAGACGCCGTGGTTCGACGGCGACGTCCCCCCGGAGCAGGTTCCGGAGAAGTACCGGCTCGCCCGTGCCTACGTGCCGAAGGACCGGTACCTCGATCCGGAGTTCCAGAAGCTGGAGCTCGAGAGGGTGTTCGGCCGGGCCTGGCTGATGGCCTGCCGCCTGGAGGAGCTGCCGGGCGTCGGCTGCTTCGTCGAGTACGAGATCGGCTCCCACTCGATCCTGATCGTGCGCGAGTCCAAGGACTCGATCCGCGCCTACCACAACGCGTGCCGGCATCGCGGAACCCGTCTCGCCCGGGGGCGGGGACGGGTCGGCTCGCTCATCTGCCCGTTCCACGGCTGGCGCTGGAACCTCGACGGCTCGATCCGCCTGGTGCTCGACCGCGAGGAGTTCGTGCCGCGGTCGGACGACGATCTGGGCCTGGTCCAGGTGCGGGCCGAGCAATGGGGCGGGTTCGTGTTCATCACCATGGACCCGGACGCCCGGCCCCTCCTCGAGTACCTCGATCCGATCCCGCGGATCTTCGCGCCGTTCCAGTTCGAGCACATGCGGTACCGGTGGATGAAGGGCGTGATCCTGCCCTGCAACTGGAAGACCGCGCTGGACGGCTTCCTCGAGGCGTACCACGTGCCGGGCACTCATCCGCAGCTCTTCCGCTTCGACAAGTCGAACACGAACATCGCCTCGCTGAAGGAGCTGGAGAACCGCGTCTGGTCGCCCACGACGGCCTACGAGCGGCACGCGCACTACTCCAGCGTCGGCAAGAAGAAGAGCGAGGTCACCGAGGACTCCGCCAAGGACCCGAGCGTCCGGGACACCGAGGGCGTCACCGACGAGCGGCTCAGCGTCGCGCTGGCCGTGCAGTACATCGCCGACGACATGCGGGGCCTGGAGAACGAGCGCAGCCGGCGGGCCGCCGAGGCGCTCAAGACCGCGGAGGTGCCGGAGGGGATGACCGCCGGCCAGTACTTCATGCAGCTCTACCGGGACCTGTCGATCGCGGAGGGATACGACTGGCCGGACATCACCCCCGAGCAGTGGGCGGAGGCCGGGACGGCATGGAACGTGTTCCCGAACACGATCCTGCTGCCCAACCAGGGCTCGGTGTTCGGCTACCGGGCCCGCCCCAACGGCAACGACCCGGACAGCTGCCTTTTCGAGATCTTCAGCCTGGACCAGATCCCGGTCGCCGACTACGACAAGAAGACCGACTTCCAGCCTGAGTTCTTCGAGGACTTCCGGGACGCCGACCTCGGTGAGATCTTCACGCAGGACCTCATGAACGCCAAGGAGGTCACGGTGGGCATGCACTCCCCGAGCTTCGACGGGCACCGGCTGAGCGAGGAGCAGGAGATGACCATCTACAACCACCACCGGGTCGCGGACCGCTTCCTCTGGCGGGACTGA
- a CDS encoding NAD(P)/FAD-dependent oxidoreductase, which produces MAATITTDILIIGAGPVGLYGAYCAGFRGLRTVVVDALPQCGGQITALYPEKEIRDIAAVPGSRGREVVAALKEQADAFGPRYLLGKQAVGLAHAPGGRPRVTLSDGAVIDAGAVVLTAGIGTFTPRTFPAGEEFLGRGLSYFVPDPAEYEDRDVLVVGGGDSAVDWTLALHPIARSVTLVHRRSAFRAHAASVREVHGCGAEIVLNAQVEALVGDDRLREAHLRVDGEADVQVRKADAVVAALGFVSNLGPLLDWGLALDRRAIVVDTRMRTTVDRVYAAGDVTAYPGKVRLMSVGFGEAATAVNNAAVVLDPALSLFPGHSTEST; this is translated from the coding sequence GTGGCCGCGACCATCACCACTGACATCCTCATCATCGGCGCGGGCCCGGTCGGGCTCTACGGCGCCTACTGCGCGGGCTTCCGCGGCCTGCGGACGGTCGTCGTCGACGCGCTGCCGCAGTGCGGCGGCCAGATCACCGCGCTGTACCCGGAGAAGGAGATCCGCGACATCGCCGCAGTACCGGGTTCGCGTGGGCGGGAGGTGGTCGCGGCGCTGAAGGAGCAGGCCGACGCCTTCGGTCCGCGGTACCTGCTCGGCAAGCAGGCGGTCGGGCTCGCCCACGCCCCCGGGGGCCGCCCGCGGGTCACGCTCTCCGACGGCGCCGTGATCGACGCCGGCGCGGTCGTGCTGACGGCGGGGATCGGCACCTTCACGCCGAGGACGTTTCCGGCCGGGGAGGAGTTCCTCGGCAGGGGGCTGAGCTACTTCGTCCCGGATCCCGCGGAGTACGAGGACCGGGACGTGCTCGTCGTCGGCGGCGGGGACAGCGCCGTGGACTGGACGCTCGCCCTGCACCCCATCGCCCGCTCGGTGACCCTCGTGCACCGGCGGAGCGCGTTCCGGGCGCACGCCGCGAGCGTGCGCGAGGTGCACGGATGCGGGGCCGAGATCGTCCTCAACGCCCAGGTCGAGGCGCTCGTCGGCGACGACCGGCTGCGCGAGGCGCACCTGCGGGTCGACGGCGAGGCGGACGTCCAGGTGCGCAAGGCCGACGCGGTGGTGGCGGCGCTCGGCTTCGTCAGCAACCTCGGGCCGCTCCTCGACTGGGGCCTGGCGCTGGATCGGCGCGCCATCGTCGTGGACACCCGGATGCGGACCACGGTGGACCGGGTCTACGCGGCCGGCGACGTCACCGCCTATCCCGGCAAGGTCCGGCTGATGTCCGTCGGGTTCGGGGAGGCGGCCACCGCGGTCAACAACGCGGCCGTCGTCCTCGACCCCGCGCTGTCGCTGTTCCCCGGGCACTCGACCGAATCCACCTGA
- a CDS encoding MFS transporter codes for MSEPRQAVIGGGAAPGSGWTPRLVLSTLFLAMILEALSLGATMVSIGLPEILKEFPTTQGGWLTTTYFLSGAIACPLLGKAADLFGKRRVLMVALLLSGAGALICAVAPTFGVLLVGRALQGPVLATLSLIPSLIRDVYPPRQAVLASSITITGLGVFALFTPLFIGWLIESSGWRGLFWFDTVWTLALCGAMLLVTPESKLRQQARLDVLGGALLTGGVLAVLLYVSMGRSWGWLSGRELFLLLIGAVLLASFLLHTRRAQDPIVNLSLFRRKPLLLVAIGGAIGYGISITISQVLPLLALTPREAGHTYGLGLTTVEYAGIGTPHALMTVAAGLLVGFFVPRGRHPQIFLFLGLAGWAVGTPLLIFLNDSFGELFLAAAVLGLSNGLVNAAVPNIVMRATPAGDQGSTAGTVQLCQTGFSAVTPVVMFAVLAPHATLLTGGGVVYAEQGFRIWLVVTAVLALAMLLIGTVLLRERRGESVQEFVADRPGAAAKSAPQPAGAGAEGPAAG; via the coding sequence ATGTCGGAACCACGTCAAGCAGTGATCGGGGGCGGTGCGGCCCCAGGCTCGGGCTGGACCCCGAGGCTCGTGCTGTCGACGCTCTTCCTGGCCATGATCCTCGAGGCGCTGAGCCTCGGCGCCACCATGGTCTCCATCGGTCTGCCGGAGATCCTCAAGGAGTTCCCGACGACCCAGGGCGGCTGGCTGACCACCACCTACTTCCTGTCCGGCGCGATCGCCTGCCCGCTGCTCGGGAAGGCCGCCGACCTGTTCGGCAAGCGGCGCGTCCTGATGGTCGCGCTCCTGCTCTCCGGCGCAGGCGCCCTCATCTGCGCGGTGGCGCCGACCTTCGGTGTCCTGCTGGTCGGACGGGCGCTCCAGGGCCCGGTCCTGGCGACGCTCTCGCTCATCCCCTCGCTGATCCGGGACGTCTATCCGCCGAGGCAGGCGGTCCTCGCGTCGAGCATCACCATCACCGGACTCGGCGTGTTCGCGCTGTTCACGCCGCTGTTCATCGGCTGGCTCATCGAGAGCTCCGGGTGGCGGGGCCTCTTCTGGTTCGACACCGTGTGGACGCTCGCGCTGTGCGGGGCGATGCTGCTCGTCACGCCCGAGTCGAAGCTGCGGCAGCAGGCACGGCTGGACGTCCTGGGCGGCGCCCTGCTCACCGGCGGCGTCCTGGCGGTCCTGCTCTACGTCAGCATGGGGCGCAGTTGGGGCTGGCTGTCCGGGAGGGAGCTGTTCCTCCTGCTCATCGGCGCCGTGCTGCTCGCGTCCTTCCTCCTGCACACGCGCCGGGCGCAAGATCCGATCGTGAACCTGTCGCTCTTCCGCCGCAAGCCGCTGCTCCTCGTCGCCATCGGCGGCGCGATCGGCTACGGCATCTCCATCACGATCAGCCAGGTGCTCCCGCTGCTCGCGCTGACGCCGAGGGAGGCCGGGCACACCTACGGGCTCGGGCTGACCACGGTCGAGTACGCGGGCATCGGCACGCCCCACGCGCTGATGACGGTCGCGGCGGGCCTGCTCGTCGGCTTCTTCGTGCCGCGCGGCCGGCATCCGCAGATCTTCCTGTTCCTGGGGCTCGCCGGATGGGCGGTCGGAACCCCGCTGCTCATCTTCCTCAACGACAGTTTCGGTGAGCTCTTCCTCGCCGCGGCCGTGCTCGGCCTGTCCAACGGGCTGGTGAACGCGGCGGTGCCGAACATCGTCATGCGCGCGACACCGGCCGGTGACCAGGGTTCGACCGCGGGCACGGTCCAGCTCTGCCAGACGGGGTTCTCCGCGGTCACGCCCGTGGTGATGTTCGCCGTGCTCGCGCCGCACGCCACGCTCCTCACCGGGGGCGGGGTGGTCTACGCCGAGCAGGGCTTCCGGATCTGGCTGGTGGTCACCGCGGTCCTCGCGCTGGCGATGCTCCTGATCGGGACGGTCCTGCTGCGCGAGCGCCGCGGCGAGTCCGTGCAGGAGTTCGTCGCCGACCGGCCCGGTGCGGCCGCGAAGTCCGCGCCCCAGCCGGCCGGAGCGGGCGCCGAAGGCCCCGCCGCGGGCTGA
- a CDS encoding IclR family transcriptional regulator, whose protein sequence is MRATPAAGERTVLGRIASVMEAFNDGHKVLSLGDLNEHTHLPKSTLHRLADQLCQVGWLERASGGYRVGMRLFELGNLAVEGSRLQEVALPHLQALAAKVGMAVQLAVLDTVDVVYLERVMVGPLRLPTRRGGRKPAYCTALGKAMLAFDEEAAQAAASARMPKCTPRTIVDPSALRTELQRIREAGIAFDRGEAFDNLVCVAAPIRRSGRAIGAVSVTGLAGRMRWNTTTEAVRGTAAAIWNATYSVQGAAGAWT, encoded by the coding sequence ATGCGCGCGACCCCGGCCGCGGGCGAGCGCACCGTCCTGGGCCGGATCGCCTCGGTCATGGAGGCGTTCAACGACGGGCACAAGGTGCTGAGCCTCGGCGACCTCAACGAGCACACGCACCTGCCGAAATCCACCTTGCACCGGCTGGCCGACCAGCTGTGCCAGGTCGGCTGGCTCGAACGCGCCTCCGGGGGGTACCGCGTCGGCATGCGGCTGTTCGAGCTGGGCAACCTCGCGGTCGAGGGGAGCCGGCTCCAGGAGGTCGCGCTTCCGCACCTGCAGGCCCTCGCGGCCAAGGTCGGGATGGCGGTGCAGCTCGCCGTGCTCGACACGGTCGACGTCGTGTACCTCGAGCGCGTCATGGTCGGTCCGCTCCGGCTGCCCACCCGGCGCGGAGGAAGGAAGCCCGCCTACTGCACCGCGCTGGGAAAGGCGATGCTGGCCTTCGACGAGGAGGCGGCGCAGGCGGCGGCCTCCGCGCGGATGCCGAAGTGCACGCCCAGGACGATCGTGGATCCGTCCGCCCTGCGCACCGAGCTCCAGCGGATCCGCGAGGCCGGCATCGCGTTCGACCGCGGCGAGGCGTTCGACAACCTGGTCTGCGTGGCCGCGCCCATCCGGCGCTCCGGCCGCGCGATAGGGGCGGTCTCCGTCACCGGGCTGGCCGGCCGGATGCGATGGAACACGACGACCGAGGCCGTGCGGGGCACCGCGGCGGCGATCTGGAACGCCACCTACAGCGTCCAGGGCGCCGCGGGCGCCTGGACCTGA
- a CDS encoding cupin domain-containing protein: MSDADWVPMNLDQQSFPSYFWKDGGLLADAPVDFAATFDGAMWVSTAPIDLPRFNRNPLRVVPHFTVPRHHHNVDEMLFVLAGEYSIEYDDEGGSKTVRVGPGEIFLSRAGTPYTMTAGPEGVTYIETWPRPVTELETVWHDRGWVRR; encoded by the coding sequence TTGAGCGATGCGGATTGGGTTCCGATGAACCTCGATCAGCAGAGCTTTCCGAGCTACTTCTGGAAGGACGGCGGTCTGCTGGCCGACGCCCCTGTGGATTTCGCCGCGACGTTCGACGGCGCGATGTGGGTGAGCACGGCGCCGATCGACCTTCCGCGCTTCAACCGCAACCCGCTGCGGGTGGTACCGCATTTCACGGTGCCCCGCCACCACCACAATGTCGACGAGATGCTCTTCGTCCTGGCCGGCGAGTACAGCATCGAGTACGACGACGAGGGAGGGTCGAAGACGGTCCGGGTAGGGCCGGGGGAGATCTTCCTCAGCCGGGCCGGCACGCCGTACACGATGACCGCGGGACCCGAGGGCGTCACCTACATCGAGACGTGGCCGAGGCCGGTGACCGAGCTGGAGACGGTCTGGCACGACCGCGGCTGGGTCCGCAGGTGA